A genomic window from Triticum urartu cultivar G1812 chromosome 7, Tu2.1, whole genome shotgun sequence includes:
- the LOC125521574 gene encoding uncharacterized protein LOC125521574, which yields MASQAIEEHRSGAEVHTELCEARAREFLVELGLPDGLLPLPSLVEVGYNRATGFVWLRQGQSGGLTHTFDAIGKQVWYAPEVTAVVERGRMHSMTGVKSKELLIWVTISEIVISPSGSKIVFRTPAGLGRAFPVSAFQLNPPAPEAEAKAAEEAAAN from the coding sequence ATGGCTTCGCAGGCGATCGAGGAGCACCGGTCGGGCGCGGAGGTGCACACGGAGCTGTGCGAGGCCAGGGCCCGCGAGTTCCTCGTCGAGCTGGGCCTCCCCGACGGGCTCCTCCCGCTGCCGTCCCTCGTGGAGGTGGGCTACAACCGCGCCACCGGCTTCGTGTGGCTCCGCCAGGGCCAGTCCGGCGGCCTCACCCACACCTTCGACGCCATCGGCAAGCAGGTCTGGTACGCGCCCGAGGTGACGGCCGTGGTGGAGCGCGGCCGGATGCACAGCATGACCGGGGTCAAGAGCAAGGAGCTGCTCATCTGGGTCACCATCTCCGAGATCGTCATCAGCCCCTCCGGCTCCAAGATCGTCTTCCGCACCCCCGCCGGCCTCGGCCGCGCCTTCCCCGTCTCCGCCTTCCAGCTCAACCCGCCGGCGCCCGAGGCCGAGGCCAAGGCCGCCGAGGAGGCCGCCGCCAACTGA